The sequence below is a genomic window from Sorangiineae bacterium MSr12523.
ATCCATGGGAAAACGACCTTGCGGAGGTCACGATGCTTTCCGCCTATGGCACGAAGTCGGGGATGGTTCGAGTGAACGGGCAGCTGACCCGAGGCAAGCCGGCACGTTACTTCGGCATCGGTCACAGCGGCAGCGGAATTGGGATAACACGGAGAGACCGCATGGCCTTGCAGAAGGCCGTGACCCATGCGGAGAGAGAGCTCCATCCAGAGGTCGTCGAGAAACTCGAAGCGATCCTTGGCAACCGCGATGGGGATGTGATTCACGGGGTGATGCTCTATCTGAACGACAGGAATACTCAGCGCGATGTACACCGAAACAGGGACGCCCTCGTTGAAGCCGTAATGACGTTTCTAACGCGAATCCGTGACGACGCGAGCGCAATCACTGGCATGATTGCCGAGTAAAAGAGGGTCGCGCGAGGAGCGACCATTCCGGGATGATCTACATGCCGCAGATGCCGAGGGGCTTTTCGTAAAGGCCCTCGGCGCCCGTTACCAAGAGGGAACCGCCTCGGAAGGCGAGGCTTCGTGGCTCCTTCATGGTGGCGACCTTCGCGTTGTCCGGGCTTCGTCCAACGTAGCCTTGTAGATAGTGTGCCACGTAAATGGCTTTGTTCTCGTCGATGGCCATGCCATCGATGGAGTCGATGAGTGGCGTCCCGGACCAAACGACATCGCCGGTGCCGACGCCACCGTCGGCTTCGGTGGCGAAGGCGAGAACTTGGCTTCGTAGCGTGAGCGCCACATGGAGCGTGCCGCTCTTGGAATCGAACGCGAGCCCGTTGGGAAATGGGAGGCCGCCTTTCGCGACCGTGGCTTTGTACGTATTGGGGGCCGTTTCCGAGAAAAAGATGATTCGGCCATTCGCCGTATTGCTCGCCTCACTCACGTAGAGGCCACGTCCCTTCATGGCAACGATTCCGTTCATGGCGCGGAAGGAGCCCCCATCTTCGAGATTGGGAAGAGGCTCCCCTGCAGCACCCTTTCCAGCAATTCGTATGACGGCTGCATCGTTGGAGCGAAAGTCGACCGCGAACAATGTGCCCTCGGTGCAGGCCAATCCCAAAGTCTGACGGCCCGTGAGGGTCGCCCACACTTCGGGCGGAGTTCCATCGAGCGGAATGCGAAGGACCGTTCCTTGATCCGGGATCGATACGAAGACGTTTCCGTTTGGACATACCGCTACGCCTTCCGGCGACGGCGACAGCTTGGCCACGAGACGCGAATCCGAAGCCTTGCCCCGAGGAAAACCGTCCGGGCAGGAATCCACGGATCCCGTTTCCGGAGTGCTGGGGGCCCCACCGGAATCGGGTGCGCGCGGCAGTTCGGTCGGAGAGTCCTGTTCTTCGCCGGAGCAGGCCCACAACACGGAAAAAGCCAGTGCTACGGCCAAGCTAACGCGCGTCATGCTCGGAACATACCCTTGCGTCCTGGCGCGCGGCGGCCAAAGGACCACTCATGGATGTCCGCGGACTTGCGCAGGG
It includes:
- a CDS encoding SMP-30/gluconolactonase/LRE family protein, producing MTRVSLAVALAFSVLWACSGEEQDSPTELPRAPDSGGAPSTPETGSVDSCPDGFPRGKASDSRLVAKLSPSPEGVAVCPNGNVFVSIPDQGTVLRIPLDGTPPEVWATLTGRQTLGLACTEGTLFAVDFRSNDAAVIRIAGKGAAGEPLPNLEDGGSFRAMNGIVAMKGRGLYVSEASNTANGRIIFFSETAPNTYKATVAKGGLPFPNGLAFDSKSGTLHVALTLRSQVLAFATEADGGVGTGDVVWSGTPLIDSIDGMAIDENKAIYVAHYLQGYVGRSPDNAKVATMKEPRSLAFRGGSLLVTGAEGLYEKPLGICGM